The genomic window CTCGTATGACCGCAGATCATGACAAACGTACTGAGCTATACAAACAAGCTCAGGTTGTTATGAACGAACAAGCTCCAGCCTTAATTATTGCGCACTCAACAGTATTCGAACCTGTACGTAAAGAGGTGAAGGGCTATGTGGTTGACCCACTTGGTAAGCACCACTTTGAAAATGTTGATATTGAAAAATAACCGTTTTTAATTTGTTTATGCCCTTCGTTATCAATGGATGGCGAAGGGCGTTTTCACCTCTGATCTTCAGGGAAATAGGTCACTCGTTCTTTGTGAGCATTCAGAAGATATCGTTTTCTTCTGGCTAGCCAAACGGCCTTAGAGCCGTCAAAGGCATTATTAAAGAGATTCGGGATATGCTGCAATTTATCCTCCGACGCTTGGGGTTAGTTATCCCCACGTTTATCGGTATTACACTACTTACTTTTGCATTTGTTCATATGATCCCAGGTGATCCGGTGATGATTATGGCAGGTGAAAGAGGATTATCGCCTGAAAGGCATGCTTACTTGATGGCTGAATTGGGCTTAGATCAGCCATTATGGAAACAATATCTCCATTACATTAATGGCATATTCCACGGAGATTTAGGAATTTCATTGAAAAGCCGTATTGAAGTTTGGGATGAGTTTTTCCCGCGCTTTAAGGCAACAATGGAATTAGCGATCTGTGCAATGATTTTTGCCGTATCTGTCGGTATTCCTGTTGGCGTTCTTGCTGCTGTAAAACGCGGTTCTATTTTTGATCATACTGCGATAGGGCTATCTTTAACGGGTTACTCAATGCCCATCTTTTGGTGGGGGATCATGCTTATTATGCTGGTCTCAGTACAATGGGACTTAACGCCCGTATCGGGAAGAGTCAGTGATAGTGTGTTCTTGGATGACTCTTATCCATTGACTGGATTTATGTTAATAGACACGCTTATCTGGGGTGATGATGGTAATTTTATTGATGCAGTTGAACATTTGATATTGCCATCAATTGTGCTCGGGACTATTCCACTCGCGGTTATTGTCCGTATGACGCGCTCATCAATGCTTGAAGTTCTGGGTGAAGATTATATTAGAACAGCACGGGCAAAAGGTGTTAGTCGTGCACGAGTTATTCTCATTCATGCGCTACGTAACGCAATGCTTCCGGTTGTCACCGTCATTGGATTACAAGTTGGAGTGATGCTCGCTGGGGCGATTTTAACCGAGACAATTTTCTCATGGCCGGGGTTAGGCCGCTGGTTAATTGAAGGATTGCAGCGTCGTGATTACCCAGTTGTTCAAGGTGGTGTTTTGCTCGTCGCAACATTAATCATCTTTGTTAACCTTGTGGTTGATGTGCTGTATGGCATTGTTAACCCTCGCATTCGCCATAAAAAATAAGGAGCGCAGAAATGTCTCAATCTACTGAGCCACAGGTTGTCAGCGCCCCTAAGCCAATGACGCCTCTTCAAGAATTTTGGCACTATTTCAAACGAAATAAAGGTGCAGTTGCTGGGATGATTTATATCATCCTCATGATTTTAATTGCGATTTTTGCAGGTGTGCTTGCACCTCATGCTCCTGATGAACAATTCCGTAATTTCTTGCTGACTCCGCCAGTTTGGGAAGAAGGGGGAAGTTGGCAGTTTATTCTTGGTACTGATGATGTTGGTCGAGATCTCCTATCTCGTCTGATGTATGGAGCTCGCTTATCCTTACTTGTCGGTTGCCTTGTCGTCGTGCTTTCACTGATCATGGGAGTGGCACTTGGTGTGGTCGCTGGCTATTTCGGCGGTGTTGTTGATGCTGTCATTATGCGTATTGTCGACATCATGTTAGCTTTGCCAAGTTTATTGCTTGCATTAGTCCTTGTGGCTATTTTTGGCCCATCCATTGTGAATGCGTCAATCGCATTAACCTTTGTTGCATTGCCGCATTATGTCCGATTAACGCGAGCCGCTGTCTTGGTTGAAGTAAACCGAGATTATGTTACAGCTTCGCGAGTGGCTGGTGCAGGGGCTATTCGCCAAATGTTTGTCAATATTCTTCCTAATTGCTTGGCTCCACTCATTGTTCAGGCTTCACTCGGTTTTTCCAATGCTATTTTAGACATGGCTGCTTTGGGTTTTCTTGGGATGGGAGCACAACCACCAACGCCTGAATGGGGAACGATGCTATCGGATGTTCTGCAATTTGCGCAAAGTGCTTGGTGGGTGGTGACATTCCCGGGATTAGCAATCTTATTGACTGTATTAGCGTTTAATCTGATGGGTGATGGTTTACGCGATGCATTTGATCCAAAACTCAAGCAGTGATGAGGTAATCTAATGGCATTGTTAAATGTAGAACAACTTTCGGTGCATTTTGGTGATAAAGGTGCGCCGTTCAAAGCCGTTGACCGCATCAGCTATAGTGTTGAAAAAGGTCAAGTAATTGGCATCGTTGGTGAATCAGGGTCGGGGAAATCAGTCAGTTCATTAGCGATTATGGGGCTGATTGATTATCCGGGTAAAGTGATGGCGAAGTCGTTGCAATTTGATGGGCGCGACTTACTTTCTATTCCTGAAAATGAGCGTAGGCAAATTGTGGGTGCTGATGTTGCTATGATTTTTCAGGACCCAATGACGAGTTTGAATCCATGTTTTAAAGTGGGTTATCAAATAATGGAAGCCTTGAAAGTCCATCAAGGCGGCAATAAAAGTACGCGTAAGCAAAGAGCAATTGATTTGCTTGATATGGTGGGTATTCCTGATCCGAAATCGCGTTTGGATGTTTATCCTCATCAGCTATCAGGTGGAATGAGCCAGCGCGTGATGATTGCCATGGCGATTGCATGTCGTCCTAAACTGTTAATTGCGGATGAGCCAACGACGGCACTTGATGTCACTATTCAAGCTCAAATTATTGAATTATTGCTTGAATTACAGCAACAAGAAAATATAGCGCTGGTACTGATTACCCATGATTTAGCGCTAGTTGCAGAAGCGGCTCATCATATTATTGTGATGTATGCAGGGCAAGTTGTTGAATCAGCAAAAGCAACGGATATCTTTAAACATCCACGTCATCCCTATACACAAGCATTGTTGCGTGCATTACCTGAATTTGCGACAAATAAAGCGCGTTTAGCTTCTTTGCCTGGAGTAGTGCCCGGAAAATATGATAGGCCGCAAGGGTGCTTACTTAATCCGCGTTGTCCGTATGTGACAGAGCGCTGCCGTATTGAAGAACCTGAGTTGCAGTTTGTGGGTGATAGGCAAGTGAAATGCCATACGCCATTGGATGATATGGGAAGGCCAACACGATGAGCGAAATTAAACATAAGCCGTTAATTCAGGCAATTAACTTAAAAAATATTATTTAGCAAAAAGCGGAATATTTTCGGCAGAGAAAGTCGTTAAAGCGCTTGATGGTGTCTCTTTTGAGTTAGAAAAAGGGAAAACATTGGCCGTTGTGGGGGAATCTGGTTGTGGTAAATCGACATTAGGTCGTTTATTAACCATGATTGAGATCCCAACTGAAGGCGAGCTATTTTATCAAGACCAAAATTTATTGGTAAAAGATAAAACCGCAGAGAAATTACGTCGTCAGAAAATCCAAATTGTTTTCCAAAACCCTTATGGTTCTTTAAATCCGCGCAAAAAAATAGGTCAAATTCTTGAAGAACCATTAGTGATAAATACCACATTAACTAAAGAACAACGTAAAGAACAAGTGTTGTCTATGATGGCGAAAGTTGGTTTAAAAACAGAACATTATGATCGTTATCCGCATATGTTTTCTGGTGGTCAGCGCCAACGAATCGCTATTGCTCGCGGATTGATGTTGGATCCTGATGTGGTGGTTGCTGATGAGCCTGTTTCTGCCTTAGATGTCTCTGTACGAGCACAAGTCCTTAACTTGATGATGGATTTACAGCAAGATTTAGGACTATCTTATGTTTTTATTTCTCATGATTTGTCCGTAGTGGAACATATTGCGGATGAGGTTATGGTCATGTATTTAGGACGTTGCGTTGAAAAAGGTTCGAAAGAGCAGATTTTTAACAATCCGCTGCATCCTTATACACAAGCATTATTATCTGCGACGCCAAGATTAAATCCTGATGCTCGACGTGAAAGGATAAAATTGACGGGAGAATTACCTAGCCCGATGAATCCACCACCGGGCTGTGCATTTGCTGCCCGTTGCCGCAGAGCATTTGGGCACTGCACGCAATTTCAACCGACATTAAAAGAATATGACGGTCAACTTGTCGCTTGTTTTGCTGTCGATGAGGATGAAAAAAATACACTGGCGATAAGTTAATAAATAGCGCGGTAAAATACCTATTTTGCCGCTCTTTTTATGATATTTTCTTTATAAGGAGGATAATACGCATTTATCTACGCTTTAATTACATAAAATTGCACTATTGGTTGCTCTTTTCCCGATAAAATCAAGTATACTGAATTTTACTCAGTTTGATGTTCAAAAACGAATCTTGATAAAAGAAGGTTTCGGTGAAATGAAGGCTCGTGTTCAACGCTCACTCACATTAAAAAGTATGATTGCATTTTTTGCTATCACACTCTTTTCTTTTGCCCTTTTTTTAGCTATTCAATTTAGTTACTTACTTGAACAAAGAAAAAATGATTATTTAAATCAACTAAGTAATGCAGTTGTTCAGATCCAAAAACCTTTGACACATTCTTTACTGAGTTCAGATTTAAAAGAGGTTAAAAATCTACTGGTAAGTTTAAAGACCTCGGGCATTATGGGTAAAGCCATCGTGACAGTAGATGATACAACCGTCATGAGCTTAGATTTTGCAACACCTAAGCCAATCCCTGATTGGGCGGTGAAGTTAGTTGGTATCCCAGTTGATATGACGATACCATTATATGCTTATGGAAATACATCGCTTTTAGTGAAACCTCAAGGCTATTTAACCCTTCAAGTTGATTCTAATCGTGTATATCGCTTTGCAGTTAATACATTGGCATTAATGATAACGACATATTTATTATTGGTTTTGATTATGGCGATTGCGATGACGTGGTGTGTAAGTCGAATGATTGTCAGACCATTACGTAAAATTGCTTTAGATATACAAGATACTAACCGAACAGATGATATTCAAGTATCTGATTATCATCGTGATGATGAACTGGGCTTGCTTGCAAAAAACTATAATCGCCAAGAAAAAAACAAAATTCGTATAAAGCCATGAACATGTGCAACGCTTTGTGGTCTAATATCGTTACTAGTTGGTTCGCTTATATTTAATGATGCCAAGCTAGGTCATTTAACCCTTATAATTAGAGGTATTAGTTAATTTAACAGCCTGCGCTTGTGGTTAAATGTAAGGATAGAACATAAATAGGGGTTTACATGCAGGATTTGAAAATACGATATATCTTCAGCGTTGTAATCTTATCAGTGGCGATTTTTGCCAATGCTGAACCATTACAACCTGATCCAGCATGGCAGCAAGGAAAGCTGGAAAATGGCTTTAGTTGGCAATTGCTACCAACACCACAGCGGCCAAATGACCGTATCCAACTGCGTTTGGCAATTAAAACGGGTTCATTAGTTGAAAAAGCAAATGAGAAAGGATACAGCTATTTAATTCCTAAAATGGCGCTATATCATCAAACAGAAGCCTTTCCGTCTGCAACATTACAAGATTTTTGGCGTCAGGCAACTGATCCGGATATGCCAATTCCTCCTGCTGTTGTGTCCTATGACTACACAATTTACAATTTAAGTTTGCCGAACAATAAACCTGAATTGCTTAAACAAGCATTAAGCTGGTTAGCGACATCAGCAGCAGGGGCAACTTATACTGAAACTTCGTTGAGTAACGGCCTTAATATTCCCCAAATTCCAGTTGCAACATTACCCCCAGATACAAAAGATCCTGTGTGGCAATCTCGCTTGAAAGGGTCAGCTATGCAGGGGTATGACCCCGGACAAAAGATTAGTGGTAATGTTGCGCTAGCAGATGTGAATACTTTTTATCAAAAATGGTATACGCCTGATGTGATGACACTTTATGTTGCTGGCCATGTTGATTCAAGAATGTTGTCTGATGCGATAACTCAGACGTTTTCGTCATTAGAAGGGAAGCGCCTTGAGCCAGTTTCAGTTGCTGTTTTATCTCGAGTAGAACCCCAATCAATTGATATTTTACAAGATAAACAGGCAGTTGATACTTTGTCTCTGATTTGGGATATTGACTGGCAGCCAATTAATGATTCGAATGTCCTACTGCGTTATTGGGGGCATGATTTGGCAAGAGAGGCAATGTATCGCTCATTACAAAAGACATTTCAGACCAAATTCGGTCAAGATGGTATTTCTCCAACTTTGGATTGCCGCGTGCAATACCAGAAAGCAAACTGTACTTTAAGTATTTCAGCTCCACCCGAAAAAATGGCTTCAGCTATTGATGTGACGCTAAATGAATTGTCATCTTTAAATCAGAATGGTATTTCGCCAGAACTGTTTAAGGAGATGATCAATGAAAAACAAGTGCAATTATCTCAGCTATTTGCGGCATATGCACGTACCAGTACGGATGTTTTAGCTGGGCAACGTTTAATTTCTCAGCAAAATGGTGTTGTCGATATTTCGCCTGAGCAATACCAGCGTTTGAGACAAACTTTCTTATCTGGACAGACGCTTGAGCAGGCTAATATTGAAGTACGGCGCTTATTATCACAAGAAGCCGCAGTTGTGTTAGAGCAGCCGAGAGAGAAGCAGCTAATGAATGCGGAGCAAATTCGTAAGAAGTTTTCTAAGGCGCTTTGGCCACAAGCTGAACCAGCTCCTATTTTAGAAAAAAGTGAAGCACCAGCACAGAAAAATCCAACCAAATCTGAGTAATCATCTCTTCTTGACCTCATAGCACTCATTAGCTATGAGGTCATTTCATGTTTTTATGACGGCATTTTTAGTGCCTATCACTTCTTGATGTTAAATCTTATTTAAAGACAATATTGCTGTAAAGATAAAGACATTTACAGCTTAAAGTCAAAACTGTAGCCAATATTTAGCTATGCTTGTTGATATGAGCGCCCATTCTTATTGTAAAAACTTTATCATTAAAGAGGGCTAAAACATCATGAAGGAAAGCGAATGAAATGAATAAATCTTCACTATTTTTGCAGCATTTAGGGTTACGCTATCCAATTATTCAAGCACCTATGGCCGGTATTTCGACACCAGAATTAGCAGCCACAGTGTCTGAAGCAGGAGGGTTGGGCTCATTGGGCCTTGGGGCATGTAATGTTGACCAAGCAAGAAATTTGATAACACAAACACAGAAATTAACCAATAAGCCTTTCAGTGTGAATGTTTTTTGCCATAAAAAACCTAAACGTAATATTCATGTAGAGAAAGAGTGGATTGATTATTTTTCCGCGCAATTTGATCAATTTCAGGCATCAGCACCTCAGCAACTGAATGAAGTTTATTTATCATTTCTGGATAACCCGCAAATGTTGGCGTTATTTTTAGAATTGAAACCTAAAGTTGTCAGCTTTCATTTTAATATCCCTAAACAATCAATTATTAATCAGCTTAAAGCTCATGGTATTTATACAATGGCAACGGCGACTAATTTAGCAGAAGCCAAAATTATAGAACACGCTGGGATTGATGGGATTGTTGCTCAAGGTATTGAAGCGGGTGGGCATCGCGGAATGTTTGATGTTGAGCTTAAAGATGAGCAGATAAACACTCACCATTTAGTTAATCTTCTGATCAAGCAGACTAATTTGCCTATTATTGCTGCTGGTGGGATTATGGATGGTTTTGCCGTTAATGCTTATTTAAAGCAAGGTGCAGTTGCCGCTCAATTAGGCACGGCTTTTATTTTATGTCCAGAATCGGCTGCAAATGCAGATTATCGAGCAAGGCTGAGAAATGCCAAAGGCATTGATACAGCACTGACTTCGGCCATATCGGGTCGTCCAGCAAGAGGCATTATTAATTCATTTATTCGAATGGGGCAAGCTGCGGATAGGCCCGTTATTCCGGATTATCCTATCACTTATGATCTTGGTAAACAGCTTAATGCCGCCGCGAATCAGTTTGGTCGGGATGATTTTGCAGCACATTGGGCAGGAACATCTGTTGATAAAATTAGAGAAATGCCAGCACAAGACTTGATGGCAACCTTAGTTAAGGAGATGGGAGCTTAATGAGTTTTATTGAACTAATGGGATGATGTTTATCACTTCCTCACCCCATTGATTTGTTAAGGCTCTAACATTTCATCAGTTTTTTGGGCATCTTTCGGTTCATCTGTTGCTATCCAAGCGGCACAAAATAGAGTCAATCTGGCAAAGAAGTAGAAAAAGGCCATCAAACCAATGACAGAACCAAAAGCGGCTCCTGATGGCGATGAAGCTAGATTCGGTAAAATCCACGTCATCACACTTTTAATGACTTCGAAGCCAATTGCCGCTAGCAAAGTTCCTTTTATTAATGAAGAGCGGCGATGCTGCATTCGTGGCAATATCCAGAAAATCCATAAGAACAGTAGAAAATTAGCTAAAATGGAAATGGTTAATCCAATTAAAGTCCAAACTGGCTTTAGCCATTCAATGCTATCTAATCCCAATATTCGGACAATTGTCGCTTGAGCTGAGCCTGCAACCGAAGTGAGGGTAATGGTGACAATTAAGGCGATAAGTAAGCCGATTAGTGCTAGAAAATCACGTAAATAACGGAAGTAAATTTTTTCATGTTCATCTTCATTACGTTCCCAAACAGAGCGTGATTGAGCCAAAATAGCAAGGCGTAAGTTATTAACCCAGTTAACACCAGAATATACCGCTAAGGCCAAACCCGTTAGCCCTACTGTTGTCCGTTGGCGGATAGCTGTCTCAATGGTTCTTTCTAAAGTATTTGCTAAAGTAGGGTCACTAATACTTGAAGAGATACCAAGTATCAATTTTTCAAGTAGGCCAGGATTGCTCGCTAGCACAAAACCGGCAGCAGCAAAGGTGAACATCAATACAGGGATTAAAGAAAGAAAAGAAAAATAGGTGATAGCAGCACCAAACTGGTTTCCCATACGATCATTAAACCGTTGTGCAGTTCTGATTATATGTGCAATAAATGGTATTGCACATATGAAATTTACCACTCGCATAGAAATCGTAAATGCTTTTTTACTATTATCAATGCTTTTATTTAGTGTCGATTTTAACTTACTTTCGTCTGTTTGCTCTTCATCGCGCATATTCGACATGCGTTCCTCTTACGGCATATTGTTATCTATTATATTGTTTTTCACCATTATAGCTTAAACTCACAGGCGAATCTGCTTATTTACCTTTTTGTGCTAATTTTAATCAATAAACAAGATAACAAATGCCGATATATCAGGATATTAAAATCGACAAGAGAGGTAAAATAGGACGACGAGAACTACTTGGTTAATTTGTAAGTTTCTAATTCATCCTGAGCTTCTTTTAGCTCTTCTTGCGCTTCTTTTAATTTACGCTCGCGTTTGCTAATTTTATCGGTTTTACCTTTTTGTTTTTCTTCCAGTAATTCAGCTTCACGTTCTTTTACTTTCTTTTGCTTTTCAGCAACATTCTCTTGGCTTTCGCGATAAAGAGATTCTGGCGTACAGTAAGTAT from Providencia sneebia DSM 19967 includes these protein-coding regions:
- the dppC gene encoding dipeptide ABC transporter permease DppC, with amino-acid sequence MSQSTEPQVVSAPKPMTPLQEFWHYFKRNKGAVAGMIYIILMILIAIFAGVLAPHAPDEQFRNFLLTPPVWEEGGSWQFILGTDDVGRDLLSRLMYGARLSLLVGCLVVVLSLIMGVALGVVAGYFGGVVDAVIMRIVDIMLALPSLLLALVLVAIFGPSIVNASIALTFVALPHYVRLTRAAVLVEVNRDYVTASRVAGAGAIRQMFVNILPNCLAPLIVQASLGFSNAILDMAALGFLGMGAQPPTPEWGTMLSDVLQFAQSAWWVVTFPGLAILLTVLAFNLMGDGLRDAFDPKLKQ
- a CDS encoding insulinase family protein gives rise to the protein MQDLKIRYIFSVVILSVAIFANAEPLQPDPAWQQGKLENGFSWQLLPTPQRPNDRIQLRLAIKTGSLVEKANEKGYSYLIPKMALYHQTEAFPSATLQDFWRQATDPDMPIPPAVVSYDYTIYNLSLPNNKPELLKQALSWLATSAAGATYTETSLSNGLNIPQIPVATLPPDTKDPVWQSRLKGSAMQGYDPGQKISGNVALADVNTFYQKWYTPDVMTLYVAGHVDSRMLSDAITQTFSSLEGKRLEPVSVAVLSRVEPQSIDILQDKQAVDTLSLIWDIDWQPINDSNVLLRYWGHDLAREAMYRSLQKTFQTKFGQDGISPTLDCRVQYQKANCTLSISAPPEKMASAIDVTLNELSSLNQNGISPELFKEMINEKQVQLSQLFAAYARTSTDVLAGQRLISQQNGVVDISPEQYQRLRQTFLSGQTLEQANIEVRRLLSQEAAVVLEQPREKQLMNAEQIRKKFSKALWPQAEPAPILEKSEAPAQKNPTKSE
- the yhjD gene encoding inner membrane protein YhjD; the protein is MSNMRDEEQTDESKLKSTLNKSIDNSKKAFTISMRVVNFICAIPFIAHIIRTAQRFNDRMGNQFGAAITYFSFLSLIPVLMFTFAAAGFVLASNPGLLEKLILGISSSISDPTLANTLERTIETAIRQRTTVGLTGLALAVYSGVNWVNNLRLAILAQSRSVWERNEDEHEKIYFRYLRDFLALIGLLIALIVTITLTSVAGSAQATIVRILGLDSIEWLKPVWTLIGLTISILANFLLFLWIFWILPRMQHRRSSLIKGTLLAAIGFEVIKSVMTWILPNLASSPSGAAFGSVIGLMAFFYFFARLTLFCAAWIATDEPKDAQKTDEMLEP
- a CDS encoding DUF1090 domain-containing protein; this translates as MKILGVVTTISALLFTSFASLAHASPNGCEIKKQKIETQIEYAKKHNNTHRVAGLQTALDNVNTYCTPESLYRESQENVAEKQKKVKEREAELLEEKQKGKTDKISKRERKLKEAQEELKEAQDELETYKLTK
- the dppD gene encoding dipeptide ABC transporter ATP-binding protein, with amino-acid sequence MALLNVEQLSVHFGDKGAPFKAVDRISYSVEKGQVIGIVGESGSGKSVSSLAIMGLIDYPGKVMAKSLQFDGRDLLSIPENERRQIVGADVAMIFQDPMTSLNPCFKVGYQIMEALKVHQGGNKSTRKQRAIDLLDMVGIPDPKSRLDVYPHQLSGGMSQRVMIAMAIACRPKLLIADEPTTALDVTIQAQIIELLLELQQQENIALVLITHDLALVAEAAHHIIVMYAGQVVESAKATDIFKHPRHPYTQALLRALPEFATNKARLASLPGVVPGKYDRPQGCLLNPRCPYVTERCRIEEPELQFVGDRQVKCHTPLDDMGRPTR
- a CDS encoding NAD(P)H-dependent flavin oxidoreductase — translated: MNKSSLFLQHLGLRYPIIQAPMAGISTPELAATVSEAGGLGSLGLGACNVDQARNLITQTQKLTNKPFSVNVFCHKKPKRNIHVEKEWIDYFSAQFDQFQASAPQQLNEVYLSFLDNPQMLALFLELKPKVVSFHFNIPKQSIINQLKAHGIYTMATATNLAEAKIIEHAGIDGIVAQGIEAGGHRGMFDVELKDEQINTHHLVNLLIKQTNLPIIAAGGIMDGFAVNAYLKQGAVAAQLGTAFILCPESAANADYRARLRNAKGIDTALTSAISGRPARGIINSFIRMGQAADRPVIPDYPITYDLGKQLNAAANQFGRDDFAAHWAGTSVDKIREMPAQDLMATLVKEMGA
- a CDS encoding HAMP domain-containing protein encodes the protein MKARVQRSLTLKSMIAFFAITLFSFALFLAIQFSYLLEQRKNDYLNQLSNAVVQIQKPLTHSLLSSDLKEVKNLLVSLKTSGIMGKAIVTVDDTTVMSLDFATPKPIPDWAVKLVGIPVDMTIPLYAYGNTSLLVKPQGYLTLQVDSNRVYRFAVNTLALMITTYLLLVLIMAIAMTWCVSRMIVRPLRKIALDIQDTNRTDDIQVSDYHRDDELGLLAKNYNRQEKNKIRIKP
- the dppB gene encoding dipeptide ABC transporter permease DppB; this encodes MLQFILRRLGLVIPTFIGITLLTFAFVHMIPGDPVMIMAGERGLSPERHAYLMAELGLDQPLWKQYLHYINGIFHGDLGISLKSRIEVWDEFFPRFKATMELAICAMIFAVSVGIPVGVLAAVKRGSIFDHTAIGLSLTGYSMPIFWWGIMLIMLVSVQWDLTPVSGRVSDSVFLDDSYPLTGFMLIDTLIWGDDGNFIDAVEHLILPSIVLGTIPLAVIVRMTRSSMLEVLGEDYIRTARAKGVSRARVILIHALRNAMLPVVTVIGLQVGVMLAGAILTETIFSWPGLGRWLIEGLQRRDYPVVQGGVLLVATLIIFVNLVVDVLYGIVNPRIRHKK